The sequence cagagaCTTGCAAAAACTGGAAGACCACGTAGCTAACTACACGATGGAATTCTGATTCatatagttacaggttgctggcctatcgcctaaaagaatcccaagcttattcCTAGACTTTCCCgtagttttagtattttttttgtaaatattcttttgaattttcagttttttgtaCTATATTAAaccaattttgtttgttaagataaaaaaaaatatgtagaaagTGCAATGAAAATGCTTGaccgattattaattttacagaaATTCCTGCTACTTTCGATGACGCCATGAATGCTGTTATAAGcggtatgtatttaattataatatttctatctattttgtaattttatttttttgatttcttATACAATTGGACTTTATGGGCTTATCAAATTCAgtttcctgtttttttttttattaataactcaCGTTATCTATCCACGTTGAAgatagtttgaaataaaatttttttgccTCTTAAACGTTAACAATAtctaaattaggtttttagatttctaatactttttttaaaattaagacttAAGTAGTctctgttttaaaaaaaagtaatcttTGAAggtttttacttactttaattGTAGTATGTCatatagttaaaatataattaataaattattttataaataaatatggcttcaattttattttcccttgaaatatgattaaaagtcataattgattttaattgattACATAAcacaattacttttttatttaatatttttgtttattttaatttatattttcagttgGCAGAGTTGTAGCAGGCATCGTTAACGCCGTCATACCGGGGCGtaagtttaaacaaataattagaattttattttatttcaattttaatttttaatgttgttacttgttacaaattaataattgataatatctatttttttggAAGTGTCTAGTCTGCCACCAGTggtcatttaataaaaaaaaatatactgccACTTGTggttagataaaaaattatattattctgcCGCTATAGGCACAATAACAAATAAGGCTATTCTGCCACAAGTGGCAAGTCAAACCAAGAAAATATTCTACCGCTAGTTAGAGGCAGCATACCTACCAAAAATAAACAGCCACCAAAGCTGAGGCAAGCCTTTTGCGGCAATTGATATACTTATCAAAAAGTAGTAAATGATACACGATttctaagaaatatatttatttttcatgtacgagtacataacaacgtttatttagatattgttcttttttttttcttaactccTACTACTGTTAGATCATGTCCTTTGGGTCGACCTCTGCGTTTTCGGACAGCTGGTAATCTTATTGTTTGATTAACAAGAGCATTACAGGTCTGTGCCTGATTTAATGCCTTTAGCATTAGCTAAAGGCATTAAATCAGgcatatttttgtcatttctATCTTCAGTTTTTACATGTTTCTCAGCCTTCTCtagattttgtttctgttCAACAGGTTTCTCcatatgtagatttatttctttctcatcctgtttattatttattataagttgtCTCTCTGCGTATTCTATATTTACTATCTCTACATCTTTTGCAGTATGgtcgattatatgtatgtgccttatttgtttttatcgttacattttcatagttttttGTGTCTTCCTTTTCTGTTTCTGGttcaatatgtattattacatGTGTatctaagtttattttattgctttctttttgttcattatgtattattattatatttttagcaaaTCCAATTTGCTCTGTTTCTAAAACCTCTGTagtgttattgttaatttctattttacttGTTCTTTTAAAcgtattttcatctttatttctgtcatcattttctatttcttcgtcgtttatttctaaatgttgtatttttttggtcTCTTCCTTTTGATTAAGtactgttattgttttatggccttttttattttaacatagctgttttttatttttgcgatACACTTAGAGTGCTTTTTCTGGGTTTTAtcgttaattataatttacagtaatacaaacaatgaaaaaagtttaaaacttcCTCATCaactacaaaaacaaaaaccgaaagggttatgtttttgtttttgtcacaTTGCTAACTTCGGTACGATACTTTaacataatgaaatatatgcTTTATATACAAGTTATAAGGAACATATTCCAATAACTAATAACTTGTGGCGGAATAGCATTTTATATTAGTCTGCCGCAATAGGAACAACTTCACTACGCTGCCCtagtgtattttaaaattagacttTATTAGTTTGACTAAAGGAACAAATTTGAATACCACAATACTTGTGGcagaattatattatttcttattttaccaCTAGCGGCTTAGTAATTCGATTTGTTAAATGGCCGCTGGTGGCGGACTAGACacttcctattttttttgctacatcatatttgattttcattcgaattaatgtttattgcttacttaaaaaaataaaatgataagtgtaagaataataagtattttagtaatatacatacgttcacaatttataaatgaatttaagTTTACTGCTTattgaaaaatgaaataaaatgatataagTGTGAggataataataagtatttaataacataCCTACGTTCACAATTTGCAAATTGTGGACAAgataatcattttaatttgacttacaaataacaatataaataataaaatttcaatttatttgtttttttttattcgcagTTGGATCTCTCCTCGGCAAcagtaagttttaatttttaataattatttgaaaataaataaatgtatacgggacaattTCCAAAGTTATAGGATAATAACTTGACGATAGataatcatatattttataataaatacttatatagataaacgcCCAAGTCAATCAAGtcctaaataaattactactttttttttaaataaaatgtctcACTTTGTTTATTGgccttaaataagaaaagtaagagtcatagtttatttttatagttaattatagattacatacatacataaaatcacgcctttttcccggaggggtaggcagaaactacctctttccacttgccacgatccctgcatacttcctttgcttcatccacattcataactctcttcattatAGATTAtcttgatattttaaaacaaatatggtCAGTTGGCAGAGAGggacataatattttaacgatactttattttataataattacttatatagataaacatacaaaacccAAGTCAATTGATTccttgttattattaaaatgattaaattaatggTCTATTATTgagtacattatttatttttcagtaatCCTTGCGTTGGCCAGAATCCTGATCTGCGTGTTGGGATCCCCTGGACTCACCGGGACATTGTTTAACGATCGTCGTGggggtaaatatttatttatacatacatacatatcacgtctatatcccttacggggtagacagagccaatagtcccgaaaagactgaatggccacgttcagctactcgtcttaatgatggaattgagatccaaatagtgacaggttgctagcgcatcgtcTAAAAataggatcgcaattttataagcctatcccttaatcaccttttacgacatccatgggaaagaaatggagtagtcctattcttttttgtattggtgccgggaaccacacggcacttttatttattttatatttatttatatgtacttacatttaatttttgcgAACGTTTTATgtagcgccgtgtggttcccggcaccaatatacaaaagaaaaggaccactccatctctttttcatggatgttgtaaaaggcgaattcaggatatattataaacttgagatattttgactgtcactattcgaatctcaattctatcataaagctgaacgtggccaattaGTCTgttaagactgttgtctctttcgtcttaaatattaatacatacatacataaagtcacgtctatatcccttgcggggtagactgaacagactgacaggccacgtttagctgtttggctattTTGATAATTGAGTTACAAGTAAaatacgactaagggataagcttacaaacttgggattattttttaggcgattggctagcaacctgtcactatttaaatctcaattctatcattaagccaaatagctgaacgtggccattcagtcttttcaagactgttggctctgtctaccccgcaagggatatagacgtgaccgtatacatatatgtatgtatgtataagtaacaagtgactaaaattaaaagtattctTTATCGCAGGTCTTGGAAACTCAAGAGCTATTCCAGCTGTTTGCCAGAAGAATTATGGACACAAATATGGCTGCCAGGCTTACAATGGTGGATATGagtgagtacatacatacatacatttagtgccgtgcggttcccggcactaatacaaaaaagaataggaccactttatctctttcccatggatgtcgtaaaaggcgagtaaaggataggcttacaaacttgggattcttttattaaggcgttgggctagcaacctgtcactatttgaatctcaattatatcattaaaccgaagtcttttcaagactgttggctctgtctatcctgcaagggatatagacgtgaccatatgtatgtataaagcgCAAGCTTCCATGATGGTCTGCTGCTACGATTAAGGGAATGACTTATAAATATCcctcagtcaccttttacgacatccatgagaacgagatgtagtggtcccattcttttatttattggtgccgttataaattcattatttctcTTATAGCTCACCTAAAGATGTCATCGACTATTATGACCTTGGTAACTGCAGATCCAAGGTCAATGATTTGGTCAACCAGGCCACTGGTGGCAAAGGAGTTAGCGGATTATCAAGTAATTCTTCTCTCCTTTTtggaaattatacatacatacattcattcatacatacatacgagtacatacatccatacatgcacacatacatacataggtacataaaatcaggcctctttcccggaggggtaggcagagactacctctttccacttgccacgatctctgcatacttccttcgcttcatccacattcataacttagAAATTATACTTCTTAATTTATGCCAGTGTCGAGTTTAGACAGTTCTATACACAGTTTTATACACTCTCCAACACTCACGCTTCTCCAAGAACATCAATAAACCACAGTTATAattcactagctgtgccagcgacttcgaccgcgtggaataattattttgggcatcattgaagccctcaaggttgaataattttccccgtttttttcacattttccatgatttttttgctcctaatagttgcagcgtgatgttaatattttgaatttatatagcctaaagccttcctcgataaatggtctattcaacgcaaaaataatgtatcaattcgaaccagtagtgaGATTAACGTGTTcaaaaaaaagcaaattaaTGGTCCCTCAAACACACATTTTGGAAGAACACTGCATAGTTTGAttagtgtttttaattttacgtaCAAAACGAGTtgtctttattatttcacAGATTCCGACCGGGTCATCGTTGAACTGGTACTTGAAATCAGCGCATTATTCTCGCGTAAGTACGACctcatatttatttctcatattataaaaaaaacttttttttaattttttagtttttttttagtaacgGGTTTTTGTTAACGattacataggtatttaacctaaattgtgtattttattatattttcaggtGCCAACAAGAACGACTGGTCGCAAAAGGATATAGAGAAGATCAGTGTTGccggtaaataaaaaaaaaacaatatcataataaatttgCATTTGAATATCAAGTTTCAACTACACTCCCAAGAATACAACCTATATGAGACTATTTTCAgaattattactttaaattaagaacaaaTCGTTCCCCACTCCAACCGCTACTATCCGTATTgccataattataataagtcaCGATTCATAATGTTTGACATTTGCCGAAGAGAGCAAAGACCAGCCCTAAACGGCCTTCGGCGGGAACAGAGGGGAGATCGAgtcttaattcaaatttttttttttcatatataccaaatttaaaatccataaaaattttttttcttttttcagttACCATCATGATTGGTGTCATCGGTAATGGCTACAGTGAAGGATGtaagagtttatttttaattttgtagaaTGTATTAAATCGACTGAGATaccaactaaataaataaaatgttttaaaccgATTGAAATAGTTACCAACTGAATAATattcacaaattttaaaatttatttaacatttacaAAGTCATGGcgccaaataaaattaaaagaatatatttgtcaggtttatttaaatttttaataacttatacgtaattttgtttcacaGATGGACCTGATCTCATCGAATGTAAGTTATAATGATAAGAGACTTATTCAATGCAATTTTCACAAAAGAaccttgaaataaaaatcttgaaaggacaaattttatcttattttcatatttttcaggCATCATCGATTACGTGGGTCCTGCCTTCAAGACAAAAGGATTAGgtaagattattattaaaattcaaatttttaattaagtaaaaatattatctggtAAAACCtgcatttaataatatttcataaacgTGAGCAAAATGCTTTACGCGTGAGTGATCGTGTAACTTCTAGAGGCGCGTGTGCTGGCGGGTTAAACTTAATAACATATCTTCATATTAACCCTTTCAGATATAACAAAGATTTATATagtaatgccgtgtggttgccggcgccaaataaaaaaaaagaataggactacccCATCTCgggcccatggatgtcgtaaaaggcgactaagggatagtcttataaatttgggattcttcttttaggtgatgggctacgtttagctgttaggcttaacgataaaatttaaattcaaataatgacagtttgctagcccatcgcctacaaggggaattccaagtttataagcctatcccctagtcgcctcttacgacattaatgggaaacatatggagtggttctattccgAAGTGTCAGTAAAAACAACTGTGTATATGCAGCAGacttttattcatattaatttttgttccaGATCTGAGTTGCCACGAGCGTgacattaagaaaaaaattgagaaatgTGGAATTTACAACTTCTGCGGTGCTTTAAGAGGCTGTGGGGAGGGCAACGGTGGGTCTGGTGGTAACTCTGGAGGGTCTGGTGGCAACTCTGGAGGATCTGGTGGTAGCTCTGGAGGATCTGGAGGAAGCTCTGGAGGATCTGGTGGTAACTCTGGAGGATCTGGAGGAAGCTCCGGAGGATCTGGAGGTAGCTCTGGAGGATCTGGAGGAAGCTCCGGAGGATCTGGAGGAAGCTCGGGAGGATCTGGAGGTAGCTCTGGAGGATCTGGAGGAAGCTCCGGAGGATCTGGAGGAAGCTCTGGAGGATCTGGTGGTAACTCTGGAGGATCTGGAGGAAGCTCCGGAGGATCTGGAGGTAGCTCTGGAGGATCTGGAGGAAGCTCCGGAGGATCTGGAGGAAGCTCCGGAGGATCTGGAGGTAGCTCTGGAGGATCTGGAGGTAGCTCTGGAGGATCTGGAGGTGGCTCTGGAGGTAGCTCTGGAGGGTCTGGTGGAAGCTCAGGGGGATCTGGAGGTAGCTCTGGAGGGTCTGGCGGAAGCTCTGGAGGCAGCTCCGGTGGCAGTTCTGGAGGTGGCTCTGGAGGAAGTTCAGGACATCACGGAGGCGGAAGCTCAGGGGGCAGCTCCGGAGGTAGTTCCGGTGGAAGCTCTGGTGGAAGCTCGGGAGGAAGTTCTGGAGGTGGCTCTGGAGGAAGTTCAGGACATCACGGAGGCGGAAGCTCGGGGGGCAGCTCCGGAGGTAGTTCCGGTGGAAGCTCTGGTGGAAGCTCGGGAGGAAGTTCTGGAGGTGGCTCTGGAGGAAGTTCTGGAGGTGGCTCTGGAGGAAGTTCAGGACATCACGGAGGCGGACACCATGGTGGCGGAAGCTCGGGAGGCAGTTCCGGAGGTAGTTCCGGTGGTAGCTCTGGTGGTAGCTCGGGAGGAAGTTCTGGAGGTGGCTCCGGTGGAGGGTCTGAAGGTTGTGGTGAAGGTAACTCCGGAGGAAACTCTGGAGGTAGTTCCGGTGGTAGCTCTGGTGGTAGCTCGGGAGGAAGTTCTGGAGGTGGCTCTGGAGGAAGTTCAGGACATCACGGAGGCGGAAGCTCGGGGGGCAGCTCCGGAGGTAGTTCCGGTGGTAGCTCTGGAGGTAGTTCCGGTGGTAGCTCCGGAGGAAGTTCCAGTGGTAGCTCCGGTGGTAGTTCCGGTGGTAGTTCCAGTGGTAGCTCTGGAGGTAGTTCCGGTGGTAGCTCTAGCGGAAGCTCCGGAGGAAGTTCCAGTGGTAGCTCCGGTGGTAGTTCCGGAGGTAGTTCCAGTGGTAGCTCTGGAGGTAGTTCCGGTGGTAGCTCTAGCGGAAGCTCCGGAGGAAGTTCCAGTGGTAGTTCCAGTGGTAGCTCCGGAGGTAGTTCCGGTGGTAGCTCTAGCGGAAGCTCCGGAGGAAGTTCCAGTGGTAGTTCCAGTGGTAGCTCTGGAGGTAGTTCCGGTGGTAGCTCTAGCGGAAGCTCCGGAGGAAGTTCCAGTGGTAGCTCCGGTGGTAGTTCCGGAGGTAGTTCCAGTGGTAGCTTTGGAGGTAGTTCCGGTGGTAGCTCTAGCGGAAGCTCCGGAGGAAGTTCCAGTGGTAGCTCCGGTGGTAGCTCTGGAGGCAGTTCCGGTGGTAGCTCTAGCGGAAGCTCCGAAGGAAGTTCCAGTGGTAGCTCCGGTGGTAGTTCCGGTGGTAGCTCTGGTGGTAGTTCCAGTGGTAGCTCTGGTGGTAGTTCCGGTGGTAGCTCCGGTGGTAGCTCCAGTGGTAGCTCCGGTAGTAGCTCCGGTAGTAGCTCCGGTGGTAGCTCCGGTAGTAGCTCCGGTAGTAGCTCCGGTAGTAGCTCCGGTGGTAGCTCTGGTGGTAGTTCCAGTGGTAGCTCTGGAGGTAGTTCCGGTGGTAGCTCTGGAGGTAGTTCCGGTGGTAGCTCCAGTGGTAGCTCCGGTGGTAGCTCCGGTAGTAGCTCCGGTGGTAGCTCCGGTGGTAGCTCCGGTGGAAGCTCTGGAGGTAGTTCCGGTGGTAGCTCCGGTAGTAGCTCCGGTGGTAGCTCTGGAGGTAGTTCCGGTGGTAGCTCTGGAGGTAGCTCCGGTAGTAGCTCCGGTGGTAGCTCCAGTGGAAGCTCTAGTAACTCAAATAGTCAGTCTGGTAGTTCAAGCGGCTCTAATAGTTCTGGCAGCTCGTCTAACAGCTCTTCTAACAGTTCTGCAAATAGCTCATCAAATTCTAACAATTCCGGCTCTAAGAGCAGTTCAAATAGCTCCTCTGAATCAAAATCGAATTCAAACTCTGACAACTCAAGTGAAGAATGCGATTAGAATGTAAATTGATTTCGAAGTGGTTCCAAATCATCTGGCAGAAATCCtcaaaacacaatttttaatcaacgaaaaacagatttttctttaaaacgatCACAGACTATAAAAACTAGGAAATATTATGcaattaaaaactttgaatttgaaattctttAGTACGCGATTTTTAGAAAaggttgtaatttttttttattaatgtctaTTTTTACTGAATGTGTGTATGACTGAATACCACATTTTTGTGTCCTTCACTTCTAAATAGGTGATATTAACCAG is a genomic window of Amyelois transitella isolate CPQ chromosome 28, ilAmyTran1.1, whole genome shotgun sequence containing:
- the LOC106133675 gene encoding uncharacterized transmembrane protein DDB_G0289901 yields the protein MVSAKILVLVALVAAAAATPTFHGVGLVGSILKAVGHPWWPQWKHTAAPGTRHVYTKGERPLEPLGYLAKGVTDLAGNAVDILTDLSRLQIPATFDDAMNAVISVGRVVAGIVNAVIPGLGSLLGNIILALARILICVLGSPGLTGTLFNDRRGGLGNSRAIPAVCQKNYGHKYGCQAYNGGYDSPKDVIDYYDLGNCRSKVNDLVNQATGGKGVSGLSNSDRVIVELVLEISALFSRANKNDWSQKDIEKISVAVTIMIGVIGNGYSEGYGPDLIECIIDYVGPAFKTKGLDLSCHERDIKKKIEKCGIYNFCGALRGCGEGNGGSGGNSGGSGGNSGGSGGSSGGSGGSSGGSGGNSGGSGGSSGGSGGSSGGSGGSSGGSGGSSGGSGGSSGGSGGSSGGSGGSSGGSGGNSGGSGGSSGGSGGSSGGSGGSSGGSGGSSGGSGGSSGGSGGSSGGSGGGSGGSSGGSGGSSGGSGGSSGGSGGSSGGSSGGSSGGGSGGSSGHHGGGSSGGSSGGSSGGSSGGSSGGSSGGGSGGSSGHHGGGSSGGSSGGSSGGSSGGSSGGSSGGGSGGSSGGGSGGSSGHHGGGHHGGGSSGGSSGGSSGGSSGGSSGGSSGGGSGGGSEGCGEGNSGGNSGGSSGGSSGGSSGGSSGGGSGGSSGHHGGGSSGGSSGGSSGGSSGGSSGGSSGGSSSGSSGGSSGGSSSGSSGGSSGGSSSGSSGGSSSGSSGGSSGGSSSGSSGGSSGGSSSGSSGGSSSGSSSGSSGGSSGGSSSGSSGGSSSGSSSGSSGGSSGGSSSGSSGGSSSGSSGGSSGGSSSGSFGGSSGGSSSGSSGGSSSGSSGGSSGGSSGGSSSGSSEGSSSGSSGGSSGGSSGGSSSGSSGGSSGGSSGGSSSGSSGSSSGSSSGGSSGSSSGSSSGSSSGGSSGGSSSGSSGGSSGGSSGGSSGGSSSGSSGGSSGSSSGGSSGGSSGGSSGGSSGGSSGSSSGGSSGGSSGGSSGGSSGSSSGGSSSGSSSNSNSQSGSSSGSNSSGSSSNSSSNSSANSSSNSNNSGSKSSSNSSSESKSNSNSDNSSEECD